The following are from one region of the Sandaracinus amylolyticus genome:
- a CDS encoding ABC transporter ATP-binding protein: MSAVIACRALDVRYGVRRVLAGIDLEIARGELVALIGPNAVGKSTLVRALAGVLRPSAGEVIVRAPRARTLAYVGQSEPLPSEFTVHDVVALGRLPHQGLFGAALGLRDRAAIARALDATGTAALAQRRIGELSGGERQRVALARALAQEPEVLLLDEPLAHLDVRHRAEVLGALRRESARGTAALCVIHELALASYVDRCVLLHGGAEGARIVADGTPVDVLRADRLEDVYGVPFDVEVRDGRVRAVARMAWEEWR, translated from the coding sequence ATGAGCGCGGTGATCGCGTGTCGCGCGCTCGACGTCCGGTACGGCGTCCGGCGTGTGCTCGCCGGGATCGATCTCGAGATCGCGCGCGGTGAGCTGGTCGCGCTGATCGGCCCCAACGCGGTCGGCAAGAGCACGCTGGTGCGCGCGCTCGCCGGCGTGCTCCGGCCGAGCGCGGGCGAGGTGATCGTGCGCGCGCCGCGAGCCCGCACGCTCGCGTACGTCGGGCAGAGCGAGCCGCTGCCGTCCGAGTTCACGGTGCACGACGTCGTCGCGCTGGGGCGCTTGCCGCACCAAGGGCTCTTCGGCGCCGCGCTCGGGCTCCGCGACCGCGCGGCGATCGCCCGCGCCCTCGATGCGACGGGGACCGCAGCCCTCGCGCAGCGCAGGATCGGTGAGCTCTCGGGCGGCGAGCGCCAGCGCGTCGCGCTCGCGCGCGCGCTCGCCCAGGAGCCCGAGGTGCTCCTCCTCGACGAGCCGCTCGCGCACCTCGACGTGCGACATCGAGCCGAGGTGCTCGGCGCGCTGCGACGCGAGTCGGCGCGCGGGACGGCCGCGCTCTGCGTGATCCACGAGCTCGCGCTCGCGAGCTACGTGGATCGCTGCGTGTTGCTCCACGGCGGCGCAGAAGGCGCGCGGATCGTCGCGGACGGAACACCGGTCGACGTGCTGCGCGCCGATCGGCTCGAGGACGTCTACGGCGTTCCCTTCGACGTCGAGGTGCGCGACGGACGCGTGCGCGCGGTGGCCCGGATGGCCTGGGAGGAGTGGAGATGA
- a CDS encoding FecCD family ABC transporter permease, producing the protein MTRREVSAIVIGIALLASALVIAASIGTVTIPIDVVLGAVLDGGADAGLAHVVWSVRLPRVAMSALVGACLGASGAGTQAVFRNPLADPYLLGAGSGAGLGAILGFELSGELPADLAAAGAVSPGSIVPLCAFAGGLGAVLLTAMLARARSRGSESLILAGVVVGNMLAAITTFLLLREGERLRAVITWTLGNLALASWRQVGELAPYVVVSLAALMLVARPLDALQLGDDTAETLGVRVVATRRITLAAATLATSASIAYVGVIGFVGLVAPHVARRLISPTHRALVPASALCGALLLVLADLGARTIVRPAELPVGIVLTLVGGPFVLLVLRAR; encoded by the coding sequence ATGACGCGGCGCGAGGTCTCCGCGATCGTGATCGGGATCGCGCTGCTCGCGTCGGCGCTCGTGATCGCGGCGAGCATCGGCACCGTCACGATCCCGATCGACGTCGTGCTCGGCGCGGTGCTCGACGGCGGCGCCGATGCGGGCCTCGCGCACGTCGTGTGGTCGGTGCGTCTGCCGCGCGTCGCGATGTCGGCGCTGGTCGGCGCGTGTCTCGGCGCCTCGGGGGCGGGGACCCAGGCAGTGTTCCGCAATCCGCTCGCCGATCCCTACCTGCTCGGCGCGGGCAGCGGCGCGGGGCTCGGCGCGATCCTCGGCTTCGAGCTCTCCGGCGAGCTCCCTGCCGATCTCGCCGCCGCGGGCGCGGTGTCGCCGGGATCGATCGTGCCGCTCTGCGCGTTCGCGGGTGGGCTCGGCGCGGTGCTGCTCACCGCGATGCTCGCGCGGGCTCGCTCGCGCGGCAGCGAGTCGCTGATCCTCGCGGGTGTCGTCGTGGGCAACATGCTCGCGGCGATCACGACGTTCCTGCTCCTGCGCGAAGGGGAGCGGCTGCGCGCGGTGATCACGTGGACGCTCGGCAACCTCGCGCTCGCGAGCTGGCGACAGGTGGGCGAGCTCGCGCCCTACGTCGTCGTGTCGCTCGCCGCGTTGATGCTCGTCGCGCGTCCGCTCGATGCGCTGCAGCTCGGCGACGACACCGCCGAGACGCTCGGCGTGCGGGTCGTCGCGACCCGGCGGATCACCCTCGCCGCCGCGACCCTCGCGACCAGCGCGTCGATCGCGTACGTCGGCGTGATCGGGTTCGTCGGGCTCGTCGCGCCGCACGTCGCGCGACGGCTGATTTCGCCGACCCACCGCGCGCTGGTCCCCGCATCGGCGCTCTGCGGCGCGCTGCTGCTGGTGCTCGCCGACCTCGGTGCGCGCACGATCGTGCGACCCGCGGAGCTCCCGGTCGGCATCGTGCTCACGCTCGTCGGGGGGCCCTTCGTGCTGCTCGTGCTGAGGGCGCGATGA
- a CDS encoding ABC transporter substrate-binding protein, with amino-acid sequence MQRALILISTCLALAACGAPAREPTGDTISIEDERGRTVRLARPATRIVSLLASHTETLVALGVGDRIVGRDTYSTGSPEIEALPDLGGLEPNVEAVAALQPDLVIAAEYGTQAGVLEQAGLPVWAGSAQRYDEVFEVLDAIARLVGRASEGERIARELRDRIARVAARAHGARRVRVYFEVDPTPYSVGPQSFIGEMIARAGGATIAPEALGEFPRLALEEIVMRDPEVVIGLSLDEARARPGWSSITAVRSGRVRALADAERDVIVRAGTRIDEGLGVLLEIIHPELAERSEMAR; translated from the coding sequence ATGCAGCGCGCGCTCATCCTGATCTCGACCTGCCTCGCGCTCGCGGCGTGCGGTGCGCCCGCTCGCGAGCCGACCGGAGACACGATCTCGATCGAGGACGAGCGAGGCCGGACCGTGCGGCTCGCGCGGCCGGCGACGCGCATCGTGAGCCTGCTCGCGTCGCACACCGAGACCCTGGTCGCGCTCGGGGTCGGCGATCGGATCGTGGGCCGCGACACGTACAGCACGGGCTCGCCGGAGATCGAGGCACTGCCCGATCTCGGCGGGCTCGAGCCCAACGTCGAGGCGGTCGCTGCGCTGCAGCCGGACCTCGTGATCGCCGCGGAGTACGGGACGCAAGCGGGGGTGCTCGAGCAGGCGGGCCTGCCGGTGTGGGCCGGGAGCGCGCAGCGCTACGACGAGGTGTTCGAGGTGCTCGACGCGATCGCGCGGCTCGTCGGTCGTGCGAGCGAGGGCGAACGGATCGCGCGCGAGCTGCGCGACCGGATCGCGCGGGTCGCGGCGAGGGCGCACGGAGCTCGACGCGTGCGCGTCTACTTCGAGGTCGATCCCACGCCGTACTCGGTGGGACCGCAGTCGTTCATCGGCGAGATGATCGCGCGCGCCGGCGGCGCGACGATCGCACCGGAGGCTCTCGGCGAGTTCCCTCGGCTCGCGCTCGAGGAGATCGTGATGCGCGATCCCGAGGTCGTGATCGGGCTCTCGCTCGACGAGGCCCGGGCACGCCCCGGATGGTCGAGCATCACCGCGGTCCGGAGCGGGCGCGTGCGCGCGCTCGCGGATGCCGAGCGCGACGTGATCGTGCGCGCCGGCACCCGGATCGACGAGGGGCTGGGGGTGTTGCTCGAGATCATCCACCCCGAGCTCGCCGAGCGATCGGAGATGGCGCGATGA